The genomic region GGTAGCCTACCGTGCAAAATCCAGAGGAAGGAAATCCCCCAAGGTCTGTGAAGGAGAGATAAATGACAAAAAGAAGcaaggaagacagagagagagaaaggcaggCAAGGGGGCCCAGCTTGCAGTTGTGATAACATACTTTAAGGCTCGTTGATAATTCTAGTTTTTACCACACTGTTGGATAATTgaagtttttgtatttctttggttaatTTTTCCACCAAAACTGCTTGGACCATGTCTCTACCTGTGGGTGGCAGGAGAGAGTCACCAACTGACTGAAGTTTTTGTCCTTTGCAATTCTAAAACACACCAGATAGGAGGCTTTTATTAAGTTAGTACCAGTGTTAATAAAATTTGCCATGCATTTGgattttttataaaaaatttctGCTGGAAAAAGCCAATATGTTTACCAACTCTGAGTTCTGAGAACTTGTGATATTTTAATAAAGAAGGTTTCATGCTTTAATTTTAAAGTGTTTCTAAGCATACGACAAGGAGAACTGGgttatcattcatttctgttctGGCCTTTAGGGTAAGGCATATTGTAAGTAGCTTTCATCATACTGGCAGTTAGGTGTTGGTTCAGGATTTTTAACCACATTCCTAAAGATAAATGGAGCTTCCTGGCCAAAAAAATCACTTCATGGTTAAACATAAATAATGGGTACTCATGGTTGGAATATCAATAATGCAAGGAAAAGAGACTGGGACTCATTGCAATGATGACacattgcagaaaggcacaacagaaagacactTATACATTAGCTTTCGGCCGAAGCCTTTGGCAGCAAAGGAAATTGTGTCGCATCGCACCTAGCCACCAATCAGCAGATCAATATTTTTGAGCAtttctggtctactttggagaaaagagtgtgCAACTGTTATCCAACTCCATTGCTGTTACCTAAACTTGACACTGTTTTGCAGTAACAATGCTGTAAGATTCCCTTTAAAAACCATAAAGAACCTGTACTTACATATTACAAGATGgcaggaagctgttttgaatgccagcggggTTTACCACATTGGATTAGACATGGTCTGTGTTATGTActttgtatttccatatttttgtccaactccagtTTTTAGTCTGATAACATTACTCTGGTACTAAATACAGTTTGCATCGTTCTAGTAGGAGAATCAGTTCCTTGGAGGACTCTTCATAATTCCTCATTCGTTATTATTTTCAACTATCCTCAAATAATGCATTCTAGTTTCATCAGCTGAATGTATTACACATATAAAGATGACTCAATATCTGTTTTATGATATATGTATCCTTTGGACTAAACCCAAGTATGTTGGTGGAATTTTGCTTTTAAGTATTTTTAGTGCAAGTCTGATTAAAAAATGGATGGCTATGTTTGAAACTAGTCACCAGTACAAATTACATGCAATTGTGACAAATTTAAGTAAAGAACAATCTAATTAAGTTGCTGGTCCTTCCCCAACAAAATGTTGGAACTACATTAAATCTGTTGTTCTTGGCTGCTCTCccaaaaataaatttacaactaCCTTGTAGCCTAATATGCACTCTTAGCCCTGAAGTAGAGGCCAATTATGCAAGACAGTGATGTGAAATTTCAAATATTATGTTGCAAGTCCCAGAAGAGAACCTCTAATAAGGAAACAATGATGTCCTTAGAGATGGAGCTCAAGCTCCATTTggggaagaatgggagaaggaaactaCTATCcccttctcaaaggaaccattctggcatttgtctTAATTTAGTGACACCACTGCAAATCTACTACTCATACCCAAAAAGTGAATCCCGTGTCTTTACTACTGTTACCTCGCTTGGCATGGATGCAGAATAGGTATGAATATGGCCTGGCCAAATAAGCATGCTAGAATCAACAGAGATAATGAAATTTGTCAATGGCCCAAATAAAGAGGAAACTCAACAGCAGAAAGGACTACGTGCAATCCTGACCAAGGCTTGAGCACTATCCCACTGGAACTATGAAGTGACATTTTAGTCAACACTAACAGATACAGGATGTAGCTAATACACAGCTTATCTTTTACAGATAGTTGTCTTGCTGATTTTTTTAATCAAATTATCTATAACTGTGTGGTAGTAATCTTCTGGATAATGTCATCGAAGAGTTCTTAATACAGGTAACTAAGTGCAGTACATATCTTACCACGAATTAAAAAAGCTAGAACACTTGCCTTTCTTTTGCTAATGTCGACAGTGCTTGAAGCAATATTGGCACAACAGTCTGGTCCAAGTACTGTCTTGTTGGTAGTGATTGCAGGTCTACCCTGGACTTCTTGGTAGGTGCCTCTCCTGCTGGTGCTGGTGGAGCAGGTGGTGGTTCACTTTCACGAACTGCTGTAGCCTGAAAATTTTATTCCTTGCCGGTGATCCAAATAAACTAATTTTATCACTATGTAAAGGGAATTACAGAATAGTGTTTGGCTAACACGTTCCAAAATGACCAGTCCAGTGAGATGAAACTGTATTACGAAATCAAATGCAATAAGACAGGAGAGAATATTGAAACAATCAACACCTGCATGCCACTGACAAACGTACACCTAAAGCATACCATTTTACTACAGAATTTGATGTGTTTGATATTTAATGTCAAAATGCACAAATTCTTGTTCAATAATTTCATACCGCTGATGTAAATGCCCTTTCCAATAAGAGAGATGGTTATGTTTCATGGATAATGCTTCTCAGGCAGCAGTATCGAACTGTTTGGAAAATACTACACTTCTTTTGAGaactaaagtgtgtgtgtgtgtgtgtgtgtgtgtgtgtgtgtgtgtgtgtgtgtgtgtgtgagagagagagagagagagagagagagagagagaccgacaaAATTAGCTTGGGTTCTTGTACAAACAATTAAATGCCAATGATGGGTACAATACTAACTTGTAAATCATGAGAATAAAGGCTATTTaagacaaacataacaaaatatacaaattatTTCTGAAAGTGGGCAAGTTGCTACCTGCCACAGCCAACAGCTTACCAACATACAATACCTCTATTATCTGATGTGGCACTATTTATGAAACACCATCTGATGACACTGGATTTATATAGTATAGTACGAGTATAAGAgtctttattagccgttcagtattttcttatacaatacAGCGTATATAGTAGGTAACTATATACACTGTACAAGGTGTCCACTATGAGTTCTGCTATAGATTAAattacattagatttactttcattccaattgatccgtagtgaggaggtcctccaggatgtgtaacatgtcagaaaaacaacaatacacaacaaatatttacaactaaaacaaacaagctaatgtaccattccacagctcCCAAatagaatgatcgtcattttttaatgaacactatatgaaagagtcattttacaaacactaatgcactgaatttaaaataaaaaagttttttattcctTTATAGGGTAATAAACAtgcaatacaactactataatacttatttacaatgaacacattactgcactgaaatggtgcagaagtttatatataaagatgatgagacttaccaaacaaaagcgctggcaggtcgatagacacacaaacaaacacaccaaattccagctttcgcaaccaatggttgcctcgtcaggaaagagggaaggagagggaaagacgaaaggatttgggtcttaagggagaggggtaacgagtcattccaatcccgggagcggaaagacttaccttaggtggaaaaaaggacaggtatacacacacacacacacacacacacacacacacacacacacatatccatccgcatatacacagacacaagcagacatttgtaccgGTTGAGTATGAGCCATGGGACTAAACTGCAACTATGAGTTATCtctgtgcatgtttgtgtgtgtcagCTGAAATTGCTAACTGTGGCTTGCTTTCACCTACAGCCGCTTTCACTCTGAAACCCAGCTTCAAACCAACGCGGAAATAAATAGAACGGTATGTTGACAGTaaagagattttaatttatttgtctCAGACTTTCTAATTTGTCGTATAAGAGCAAATTTCACAACGCAAGTGACTTTTACGCACTTCCCACAAGCTTCTAAAGCATAGCTAAATAATAACaagcacagaaaaaaatcaagttatTTACCTGTGCAGTTTCTGGCACACCATTACTCCCCGACGACTGCGGTTCGACGTTTTCTTCCGTTGCCGGCTGTTCCGCTACAACACCCATAAAAACATTGCCGGGTTAACGccataaacacaaaatcagaaaaaatggaGAAACTAAAGGGTAAATTTCACCACCACGAATAGTACTAGCTTACCTACGCTTGGTCTACAAAAAAGAAACGGAAGAAATGAAGTTATACACTTTATTTGTATCTACGTTAACGACACATGCGACTTACCTCCTGATGACGACATTTTTAAGTTTGTATTTGATTATGTAGTAGTGCCAACATTAACCTTGCGAATTCTTTCTAGTTCGCGCTGTCTGTGATACTAAACTGAAGTTTCAGCACATCGGCAGCAAGTATATCTCGTATAATACGACGAAGTTCCACTACCAATGTATAACTTAAGGACAATGCTCGTATAATATCTTTCTAATCACTCAGTTTTTCGCAACCGAAATCGGTTGACAGCAGAGCAGTTTTTAATTCAAAGACGTTTGGTAGTAGCTGCATCAAGGTAAACAACAAATCTGCAGCCTCGTTCACAGCTGCAGTTATTACCGGCGCCATAAAGTCGCGCCAGATACTATTCCCACAAGACTCAGCTCAGATTTCTGTTGAGTCAGTGTTCATTATTCTATTAAACAAAATTTTCCACTTCAGCTGAACAACTTTGTATAAATTATATCAATAATAGAAATAGTTGTTGTGCTATTTGCTTCTCATTGGATCACTttaggaaaaaaatattacacacatccatcatGTAGAAATATATAAGTGAACTGCAAGGGTAATTACACTGCAGTTATGTCTCAGTATTATTCTGATTGTTACACTGAGTCAGTCTCAAAATGCTTACGGACATCATTGTACACTATGTTAATCACCCCACTTCAGTGACCGGGTACTTAATGCtgacaaaattttcaaaatctttgacAAGGTGATGTATTCTACAATAGTATCTTACCTTAGCAACAATAGCATcgtaagcaaatcacagtttgggttttggaagagttgctctactgagactGCCATTTACATATTCACTCAACAAATTGTGCCAAAATAAAATAGTATCGGTTGGCATTTGActgtgtcaatcacaatattatccTTGATAAACTAAAGTTTTTTGGGACCAATGGTATGGCCACCCAGTGGAAAAGTCATATCTAACAAAAAgaatgaagaaagcagtatttagtaattcaaccaatatagtccagggacattattctgactggcgAGAAATCACGTATGATGTTCCCCAAGGCTTAATCTTAGCTCCACCATTGTTCCTCGTTTATGTAAACGCTCTTCCATCTAATACACAACGAAGCAGATTAAtttctatttgcagatgacattagtattgtaatcaatcaaaGTATATGTAGAGAAAcgaaagaaatggtaaacaatgttcttcagaGTATCACTGGTTGGTTTTCTGCCAAgggtttcaccttcaattttaaaaagacacaacatattcagttctgtacatctgAGGGTACTACAgcaatgataaatgtaacacatgccGAGGAAATAATACACAGGTTGGAATCTTAAGAATTCTTAGGTATCCACATTAAtgataatttaaactggaaaaaacacagtttgaagCACCTCAAACAACATAGATCAGCCgcttgcacttagaatcattgcagatcttgggcagagacaaatcagtaaattgacatgtttcacatactttcattcaacaatgtcatatggaataatgttctggggttactcatctttaagaaagaaaatcttcatcactgaaaaacgtgctgtaagaataatatgtggtgctcacctatGACCATCTTGTAGCCACCTGTTTAAGGAGTTAGACATACTGTCTACTGCTCCACAGTATTTTGTTCCCTCATGCAGTTGGTTGTAAATAAACcaccacagttcaaaaggaacaatgatgtacataattaccatacaagaaggaaaaatgacattcattattccatgTTAAAGTTGTCTTTAGTACTGAAAAGAGTGAACAATGctacaactaaaatttttgatcacttacataTTGATACAAAATGTCTCATAGACAGCAaattaaaatctgaaaacaaactgagaaagtttctccttgacaagcccttctattctgtagaagaatttatatggtaatgtgtaaaaggtggtgggtaggaatttctAACTCACATCAGCATATTAAAAAAaggccttataaatgttcaatgtaaaggtatgtttacaaattaatttatgatGCAAATGTACAATGACTGATTCTACATAATTACAGTtcattgtgcaaaatgatccatggaacacgaaACTAACTAACTCACTAACTTTCTTCATTTGGAACTTTTCATTTAGCAGCTTGGTATGCATTTAAAACAGAAGGGATATAGTGCACTGTACTTTCTTAAGCCGAAAGATACAATAAAAAAAACAGgggatatactttattaaatcaaaaaatatattaattttcaaagaaaacttagtcgtTGAGTGTATaatgtacataattatacagtcatatcactcactatgaaacatgtccctaatttttaactgtcacaaTGATGATAGGCAACAGTGGTGTGCTTTATCATGCAACCaatttacaagcattacatcggtacgcatgtatctggttgttgcataatgtactccaggaagacctcagCAGCTTCAGCACTAGCAGTCTGAGAAATCTTCATGCACTCTCCTCctgtgtcgtcttcttcatcactttcatcattacttccttgcacacatttcattatttcttcatctgttaaagtttggtccatatcacagttttcctcattcagccacttagtaacatcttcatcatcattttcttctcctcctggaaggttgtagaacatgtcagtgtacaaagtaattgataatttcgAATTGACTGGCTTATTGCTGTCACTAACTACTGGATCCCTCTTggcatcaatggatggccacaattttctccagctcttcattatggtagcgctctccactttatcccatgcttgGGCTGCTTGAAAAACAACATCACATATATTAATTGCTTTCCATACCTTCAGCATAGTCTTGATAGAGCCGTTTTCACTTGCGTTCAGcaaggagacgagaagtgaatgtcgataatgacaTTTAATTGATTCGAAAATTCTctggtccatgggctgaattagggctgtcactCTGTGTGCGAGAAAAGTGCTTCTATACCATCAGACTTTAGTGAGACATCTGAAGaatgactgggagcattgtcagCTATAAGGATAGCcttcagtggaagctttttcttctttagctcttttctggTACAAACATTTCTtggaaccaccgagagaatatttgtctgtccatccacgctttcttctaagcgcaatactgcactggtagagtatttatgtcagtgtgttgaaaacaatgtggatgttgggattttccaatcaccataagcggtagtttacgactcccatttgcattacaacatgcTAGTAATGTTAcgcactgtttctgtttgttgtaaaCATGAGCTTCCTTCTTGTTCTTGGCAGCTAATgcttttgaaggaagcatcttgtaaaagagtcctgtttcatcagccaTTATACAAGGCATTAGCAGTTtaatcttcttcctctattatcttccgtatcttgcttacaaactcatcagcatccttatcgttagctgagcgactttccctggtgactgtcagctgcagaatgccatgtcgttttttccagtttgatagccaacctttGCTCAatgcaaacaagttactaccactaagttgtttgttaactgcagctgctttttcctttataatcgggccactgtctggaattcctttactgcattgttgtatgaaccatctataaacagctacgtccagttcttcattctcattcTTTCACATAACCTTCCGTTTTCCGAACTCACTATCCATTGTGTTGAGTACTGTTGAATAACATCTTCTTTATTTTTGATGTTATAAGCagttgctcgtccaacactgaACTCAGCAGCACTGGCTTTCTGCAAAGAACCTtaatttaacttatctaaaattttgagtttctgcttgaggtctagtgtAACGTGTTTCCTTTTAGGTGTCATGATTCTGAACTGTAAAGAAacctacaatttcaaatacagtgaATAAAGCATTGGTTAACTAAGCATTTTGTTGCACACTATAATTCATTGTGCATGTGTTTTTGGATGTGCGCcagattactgagaggccagactaCTGAGGGCCGGATTAGTGAAAGTCTAGTGTACATCACGCTAATATTGTCTAGCATTGCCTCTAGCTTTGGCAATAGTCTCAATCTGGCGAACAAGAGAGTCAAAATAATATCTTCAGATATGCCTTATCTAGTTGAAGCCGTTCATTCACGATTACATCCCATagagcaactatattttagtctctGTTTCTAATAGGCTCAGAAATTTCGTATGGGATAGAGATCGTTTGATTTAGTGTATCCATTcctaatagtcacagacatatccTATGGGATCGAGATCGTTTGATTTAGTGGGCCAGTAGAGGTGTGCTAGTGTACCTCAGTGTCGATCAACCTGCAGACGTGTGTGGATGTCCCTGTGAAGACAGCTAATGTCATACTGAATGGTGGCAGTATTCACAGCATACTGATAatgaaggtgtcaagaaaaggCAACACCTGTTCGCACAGAATTTTGAAGTACAGTTCCTACATCATGTGCACAATAACCCAAATGAGTAGACCAAAGTCCTGGTATGAAAAACACCCCAAAACTGCACGGAACCACCTCTGAGTTAAACCACAACCGTAACACATTGTGGGTTAAGTGCCTCATTGGTCACTCAACTCCATGCATCTTTTGGAAAGGAGTAAAATCGCGGCTAGTCATACCACAGTAGGTGTTCTCAGTCAACTACTGTCGTTTTACTGTGTTGTATACCTCTCTGCAAACATGCAATTTTATGTgccactgtgagcaatggccttttgcaaggtaccgactccaaatgtccactggATTCAGTTAGTTGACTTCACAATGTTGATTTGGAAACTGGTTGAAATGGACCTGTATTCACTGACAGCAATAATTTCTGTTGGATCTGAAACTGACTGTCATTAATAAGATGCGATACTTATACTTGCTACCTGTTGGTTAGACTCTTTTTACATTCTCTGTATAACAACATACAAAACAACCTCATGTAAGGTGTGGACAGGGGAATGGCTAAGCACAATAGCTCCTCTCTGACATTCTGTCACATCTCGATGTCAACCCATACTTCTGCACTGATCCCAAAAAGCTGACTGCCACACACATAGCACTTCACTGCCAAGACTTACATCAGTGGTGATGGATGACGTGACAGCCTCATACCAGTTTTACACTACCTGCTGCACTCCAAAATGACCAGTCCACAATTTTAAGATGGTGACTAACATTTTGTCTAATAAAATTATACGTACTGAAA from Schistocerca cancellata isolate TAMUIC-IGC-003103 chromosome 7, iqSchCanc2.1, whole genome shotgun sequence harbors:
- the LOC126092433 gene encoding protein dpy-30 homolog, whose amino-acid sequence is MSSSGAEQPATEENVEPQSSGSNGVPETAQATAVRESEPPPAPPAPAGEAPTKKSRVDLQSLPTRQYLDQTVVPILLQALSTLAKERPPDPISFLAAYLLKNKSHFDQSGAPQNSSQ